The Hyphomonas sediminis genome contains the following window.
TATGAGGCCCGCCGCACGCCCGAGCCGGGCTTTACAGAGCCGGTTCTTGCCCTGCCGTCCGATTTCGTGGCGAATGGAGGTTCTCCGCTTCAGCGCCTGCCGAATGGCACAACGCGGCCCTATCCTCCGCGGGCAGACATTACCTCCAGCATCACTGCGCCGGTGATCGGCTGGGCGCATCCGTCGGATGTGTTCTTCCTTCAGGTGCAGGGCTCCGGTCGGCTCATTTTTCCAGATGGCCACACCATGCGCGCAGCCTATGCCGCACATAATGGCCAGCCATTCAAATCTGTCGCCAACTGGCTGATCGAAACGGGCCGCATCACGCGCTCGGAAGGCTCGATGCAGGGCATCCGCGCCTGGATGGACCGCGCCTCTGCCGATGACGTGCGCCGCGCGATGAATATAAATCCCCGCTTTGTTTTCTTCCAGGCCTTGCCGGAAGGCGATCCCGGCCTCGGCCCGAACGGCGCACATAATGTGCCGCTCACGCCGTTCGGTTCCATGGCCGTGGACCCTTCTATCCATGCCCTCGGTGTACCGATGTTTGTGCAGACTACTGCACCCGGCCTTGGCGGGGAATGGTCCGGTCTCCTCATCGCGCAGGATACCGGCGGGGCCATCAAGGGTCCGGTGCGCGGCGACATTTATTTCGGCACAGGTTTCGAGGCTGGCCAGCGCGCCGGAACGATGAATGCGCCTGGCCGGCTCTGGGTGCTCCTTCCCCGGAAGGTCGCCGAGCGGCTCTATAGCAATGGTCCCTCCGCTGCGCTGGAGCCGGCCTCGCGGGCAGGCTGACCTCGATGAAACACCGCCGTCTCAGCGAAGAAGAAGCGCGCGCCTGGGCAAGGGTCGCGTCCACCATAAAGCCCATCGGGCCGAAGGAATCTTCGTTGCCGGAATTTCAGGCCGCGCTGGAGGCGGGCGAGGCGGAACTGCGCGCGGAGAAAAAGACGGCGCGGAAGAAAGCGGCGCCTCCGCCGCCAGCAGAGCCCAGTCCTGCACCGAAGCTACCCGTGCCGCCCGCCAATCGCGGCGCTGAAAAGCGCGTACGCCGGGGCAAGTTGGACATCGCTGCCAGTTTCGATCTTCACGGTCACACGCAAATCAGCGCGTCGCGCGCATTGCCCGCTTTCCTGCTTTCTCAGCAGGCGGACGGCGCGCGCTGCGTCCTCGTCATCACCGGCAAGGGCCGGGAAGGGCAGGGCGTCCTGCGCCGCAATTTCCTGATGTGGCTGGAGAGCCCCGAAGCACGCGCGCTCGTCTCCGGCTTTGCCGAATCCCATCCCAAGCATGGGGGCTCTGGCGCTTTTTATGTCTTCCTGAGGCGGATGGACTAGGCCGCAGGAAAAAGGCCGGCCCCTGATGGAAGCCGGCCTCATCATATCCTGGATTCAGGACGCGACGCCTAGTCGAAGTCGCGGAACACGTCGTCTGCCGAGATGTCCTTCTTGAAGGTGTCTTCGGCTTCTTCTTCATAATCGCCGGCATTGTCGCGGGTCGGAACGAGGCCGGGGCCTTCGCCGCGGGCGATCTTTTCAGCTTCCATCTTGCGGCGGCGGTCAGATGCCTTGGCGATCACTTCGTCCAGCTCGATCTGGCTGCACAGGCCCAGCGTCACCGGGTCGACAGGGCGGATGTTCTGGGCATTCCAGTGAGACTTGTCGCGCACATTGTTGATCGTTGTCTTGGTGGTGCCGATCAGCTTGATGATCTGCGCATCGGTCACTTCCGGGTGGTTGCGGATGAACCAGGCCACGGCGTCCGGCTTGTCCTGGCGGCGGATAACCGGCGTGTAGCGGCTGCCCTTGCGCTTGGGCTGCGGAATGTGGGCGATCTTGGATTTCGCCACCTGCAGGTCGTAGTCCGGGTTTTCCTCGCCCTTGGCGATTTCTTCGCGCGAGAGCATGCCCCCGGCAATCGGGTCGACGCCGCGCATGTTCTCGGCAACGTCGCCATCGGCGATGCCCTTCACTTCGAGATGGTGCAGACCACAGAACTTCGCGATCTGCGCGAATGTCAGGGTCGTATTGTCGAGCAGCCAGACGGCGGTGGCGCGGGGCATCAGGACATCGGCCATGGGGGAACTCCCTGTCATTATGTTGGGTGCCTGAAATGCAGCCGCCCGACACTTGCGTGCCGGGCGGGAGAAAGGTTTCAGGCAAACTGTGAACCTTGAAGCCCCATATAAGCCAAATGCGGGCTCAAGGGAAGCGGCCTAGACCGTCAGCAGGATTTTCCCCGAATGGCCGCCCTTTTCCATATGCGCAAGGGCGGTTTCGGCTTCACTCAGCGGGTAGGTCGTATCGAGCACGGCGCGGATCTTCCCGCTGGCCACATGCGGCCAGAAATCCTTTTCGACAGCGGCGCGAATGCGGGATTTCTCAGGCACGGGCCGTGCCCGCAGGGTAGTCGCCATCAGCGACAGGCGTTTCATCAGCACGAGACCGAAATTCACGGTCACGCTCATGCCGTTCTGATAGGCAATGTTGATGATGCGCCCATCAGCCCGCGCCGCGCCGATATTCTTCTGCACATACTCGCCGCCCACCATGTCGAGCGTCACATCGGCGCCGCCGGCTTCCTTCACCACCTTCTCGAAGTCTTCTTCGCGGTAATTGATGGCAATGTCGGCGCCCAGGTCGCGGGCAAGGGCGCATTTTTCCGCCGATCCCGCCGTGCCGAAGATTTTCGAGGCGCCATAGACCTTCGCCATCTGGATCGCCATCACGCCGATGCCGCTGGTTGCGCCATGACAGAGGAAGGTTTCGCCCGGCTTCAGGCCCGCCCGGTCGAACACATTTGCCCAGGCCGTCATCAGCGCTTCGGGGAAACAGGCCGCCGTCACGATGTCGATATTATCTGGCACCGGCAGGAGGGAGCCTTCATCGACCACCACATGGCTGGCATAGCCCCCGCCTGCGAGCAGGGCACATACCCGGTCACCGGTCTTGAACCGGCCTGCGCCCGGCCCGAGGCCCGCAACGACGCCGGACACTTCAAGCCCGAGAATAGGGGAGGCGCCCGGCGGCGGCGGATAGCGGCCCGCGCGCTGGGCAAGGTCTGCCCGGTTAAGGCCGGCAGCGGCCACTTCGATCAACACTTCGCCGGGGCCGGGCTCTGGCCGGTCCATCTCCACCAGCGCCAGCGGCTGGCCGGTTTCGGCATGGGCGGCGGTCATCTTTGCGGTCATCGGCGGTTCCTCATGCAGGCTTTTCTTACTCGGAGTCGCTTCTAGCCCGGCTTTCTGCTTTGATGAAACCAGCGAGACAGGAGAACAAGCCCATGGCGATCAATGACGAAGAACCCGTCCTGGTGCGCAAGGCGCAGACTCTGGACCAGATGTCCGTCGATGAGCTGGAAGCCCGGATCGAGCTTCTGAAAGCCGAAATTACTGCCTGTCAGGTGGAAATCGAGAAGAAGAAAGCCCAGAAACGCGCCGCTGACGCGCTTTTTGGTGGTGGTGGTTAAGCGGCCCTAAAGGGCTTCGGCGGTAAGATGGCAGGATATATGCCGCGATTGGACGTGGAGAGGTGTGATGGCAGAGCGAGACCTGGTTCCCCCGCAGCCCCCGGCTCTGGAACCCTTCACCGGCGGCAAGCTGTTCGACACCGTATTCACGCGCGGCATGGCGCTGGTTGAGGAAACCGCCGCTTATCTCGATGGGCCGGGCCGGGATCAGTCCCGCGGGCTCTCCCGCGAAGCCAGCCTCACCTATTCTGCCTGGAGCATGGAGCTGACGACGCGCCTGATGCAGGCTGCGTCCTGGCTCGTCATGCAGAAAGCCGTGCGTGACGGGGATATGCGCCGCGAAGATGCCGGCGCCCGCAAATACCGTATCCGCCGGGATGAACCTGCGCTCGATCCTTCGACCGATGAAGGCAAGACCCTGCCGCCACGTTTCCTGGAACTGGTCGGGCGCGCTGAAGCCCTGTTCGAACAGGTCTGCCGTCTTGATGAAGCGCTTTATCAGCCCGCCCGGCCAAGCGCGGCGTCAAATCCTGTCTCCGAACAGATGGCCGCGCTCCAGAAAGCCGCCGAGGCCGGCGCTTTCGATCCCCTCATGGTGTGGCGCCGGGCGAAATAACGCCCGGCCCTCGAGGGTGTTTCTCAGAACTGGGCGTAGGTGCGCAGGAAGGCGGTTGCCTGCTCGGCGCAGAAGCCTTCCTTGATCGGCGCGCGGGAGATCGTCAGCCGGTGGAAGAGGGGGCCGAGAAGCTGCTCCATCACATCGTCCAGCTCGAAATCACGCCGGATCACGCGCTTTGCCGCCAGTTCGGCCAGCAGCATGCGCAGGGGCTGGCGAATATCGCGGCCCACCCAGGCGCGCCAGACTTCACCGGCTTCCTTGTCATCGGCCGCTGCCAGCAACGCCACGCGCAGCACGGCATGGCCATGCCCGGTGCGGGCGGCTGCCTCGATGGGAATGATCAGCGCGGTAATCCGCTCCTGCGGGTCGCGGCCGCCATCGGGCGCGTCCGGCACGAGGGCGAGCGCGGCGTCGACACACATCGCGCCGATCGAGGGCCACCAGCGATAGATCGTCTGTTTGGAAGCGCTCGCGCGTTTGGCCACGGAGTCGACACTGAAACCGCGCCAGCCATTTTCGGCCATTTCGTCCCGCGCAGCCTCAAGGATAGCCGCTTTCGATGCCTCGCTGCGCGTCGGCCCCTTGCGGGAGCCTGAAGGCGGGCTCGGGGTTTCGGTCGGCGTCGACATATCCAGTTTCTCCACGATGTCTTGTCTCTGAATAACCGGGAATCGGTGCATCGGCGAGACGGGCCGTTCCGTGTTAACGGTATAATCGTTTCAAATTCGCTTGCAGCGCAGCAAAATTGGCTTAATTCGCCCCGCAGAACAGCTTGGAGAACGGGATGAAAACGATCGACCAGATGATCGAGGGCTACCGGCGCTTCCGGTCCGGCATGTATGCCGAGCAGGTTGAACTCTATCGGCAGCTGGGGGAAGGGCAGGACCCGGACATCATGCTCATCGGCTGTGCCGACAGCCGCGCCGAACCCTCCGACATTTTCAACGCCGCGCCGGGACAGATGTTCGTCGTGCGCAACGTGGCCAACCTCGTGCCGCCTTACCAGCCCAATGGCGGCCTGCACGGGGTTTCCGCCGCGCTGGAGTTTGCGGTCAACATCCTCAAAGTGAAGATCATCGTGGTCATGGGACATGGCGGTTGCGGCGGCGTTTCGGCCTCCCTCACCAAGAATGACAGTCCGCTGATCGGCGAATTCGTTGCCCCCTGGGTCAAACTGCTCGATGAGGCGCGGGAGCGCGTGCTGGAAAGCCAGCCGGTGAACCCGCAATTTGCGCTGGAACTCGAAGGCATCGAAACCTCGCTGGCAAACCTGATGACCTTCCCCTTCGTGCGCGAAAAGGTCGAAGCCGGCACGCTGGAGCTGCACGGCGCCTGGTTCGCCATCAAGCATGGCGAGCTTCACTGGCGCAATGCGCGCACCAAACGCTTCGAGATCGTCGCCCCGTAAGGCAATTGAAACTCAAAAGAAAACGGCCCGGAAGGATGTCCCTCCGGGCCGTTTTTCTGTCTGGCGACAGAGGTTTACTTCGCGTTCTGTTGCTCGCGCAGGACGGCTTCGCGGATCAGTTCGCGCGCCTTTTCAATGCCCTGCCAGCCGTCGATGCGGGTCCATTTGCCTTTTTCGAGGTCTTTATAGTGCTCGAAGAAGTGCTGGATCTTGTCGCAAAGCGTCTGCGGCAGGTCGTGATAGGTGGAGATCTTGTCGTAATAGGCCGTCAGTTTCGGGTGGGGCACAGCGAGGATCTTCTCGTCCGGGCCCTTGTCGTCCGTCATCAGCAGCACGCCAATCGGGCGCGCGCGCAGGACCGAGCCGGGCACCAGCGGGCGGTTGCCCACCACCATCACGTCCACCGGGTCGCCATCGAGGCTCAGCGTGTGGGGCACGAAGCCATAGTTACAGGGATAGCGCATCTCGGTGTAGAGAAAGCGGTCCACGAACATCGCGCCAGAGGCCTTGTCGATCTCGTATTTGATGGCGTCGCCGCCGAGCGGAACCTCGATCAGGACGTTGATATCATCGGGCGGATTCTGGCCGGCGGAAATTTTTGAGAGGTCCATGAGACGAGCGCGTCCTTCTCTGTGGGAGGGCAGGAAAGTTCGGCGCTCCGATGAACTGCCAGACGCCTCAGGTCAAGGCCCGCATCGTTAACATAGCCCTTGGTCGCAGGCAGATGTCCCGCTCAGCCTTTGCGTTTCAGGCCGTAATTGAAGCTTACCGAGATGCGCGCCTCTTCCGTGCGGCTGGGCATGACTTCATGCCGCAGCCAGCTTTCCCAGAGCAGGCAATGGCCTTCCTTGGGCTGAACATAGACAAACCGACGGGCCTCCTCGGGCGCGTCGTCAGTCAGTTGCGGGGCGGCCATCATCATCGCCAGGCGCGGGTCTTCATACTTGATCTTCCCGGCCCCTTCCGGAACGCACACGTAAAACGTGCCCGAAATCACGCTGCCGGGGTGGATATGCCCGGAATGATGCCCGCCCTCGCCGAGGATATTCACCCAGATCGCGTCCAGCGTCAGGGAAAGCCCCTCCATGTCCCAGTAATGGGCCTTGGCGAAGGCGGCCGCAGCCTTGTCGAGATGCCGCTTCAGCTCGGCAAACTCCGGAAACCGCTCCGGCAGGTCGTCCAAAGAGGCGTAGGACGTATAGCCGTCATAGCCTTCGGCCTCGCACCAGGCGTTTCCCGCTGCGTCTTCATCCTCCATCAGCCAGGCGCACCGCTCCAGCCCCTCGCGCAGGTCGGCGCTGCCTATCGCGATTTCCTCGATCCGGGTCGTAAACAGCTGGCGCATGGGTAGGGCCTCCGATGGGTTCCCGCGCCCTTACAGAGACTTCGCCAGCGCTTCAAGCTGGTCTGCCGCCATGCCCCAGCCTTCATGAAAGCCCATCGCCTCATGTTCCTTCAGGGATTCTTCGCTCCAGTGCAGCGCGCGGGCGGTGTATTTTGTCTTCCCGTTCCCGGCGTCCGCAAACAGCGTTTCGGCCACCATGAACGCCCGGCTCGAAGGCACCCATCCCGGCAGGAAGGCATCGGTCGTCACGATCTTCTGCATGGGAACAACTTCCAGATACACGCCGAGATTCTCAAACCGCTGGCCATCTGGCCCGTTCATCACGCAGAAGCTTTCCCCGCCCGGGCGCAGGTCCATCCGCACATCGCTGACATACCAGGGCTTGGGGCAAAACCATTGCTCCATCAGGGCAGGGGTGGTCCAGCATCGCCACACCTTCTCCACGGATGCGTCCATCACGCGGTCCAGGGTCAGCACGAATTTCGGTTCAGATATCACAGTCATGTGGGGTCTCCTCCGATGGTGCCGGTCCGTAGCGGTCCGGCAGGTTTGTAATGGTTGATCATCACGCCGCCCGCCGTGGTCTGTGTCCGGATAAGTTTCAGCTC
Protein-coding sequences here:
- the mltA gene encoding murein transglycosylase A, whose product is MLRHIAPILLAAIALAACQTAPHPVTPPAGGTGPGPATGGQIPGIVTPLPASTPASYLDLPGWSAATLAPPLEAFRRTCDRFTRRAWDAPLSQSAPWAGTAQDWAPACASLSGPLDETAARRVFESLFVPVEIVDPQAKPRFTGYFEPMYEARRTPEPGFTEPVLALPSDFVANGGSPLQRLPNGTTRPYPPRADITSSITAPVIGWAHPSDVFFLQVQGSGRLIFPDGHTMRAAYAAHNGQPFKSVANWLIETGRITRSEGSMQGIRAWMDRASADDVRRAMNINPRFVFFQALPEGDPGLGPNGAHNVPLTPFGSMAVDPSIHALGVPMFVQTTAPGLGGEWSGLLIAQDTGGAIKGPVRGDIYFGTGFEAGQRAGTMNAPGRLWVLLPRKVAERLYSNGPSAALEPASRAG
- a CDS encoding Smr/MutS family protein: MKHRRLSEEEARAWARVASTIKPIGPKESSLPEFQAALEAGEAELRAEKKTARKKAAPPPPAEPSPAPKLPVPPANRGAEKRVRRGKLDIAASFDLHGHTQISASRALPAFLLSQQADGARCVLVITGKGREGQGVLRRNFLMWLESPEARALVSGFAESHPKHGGSGAFYVFLRRMD
- a CDS encoding DUF1013 domain-containing protein, translated to MADVLMPRATAVWLLDNTTLTFAQIAKFCGLHHLEVKGIADGDVAENMRGVDPIAGGMLSREEIAKGEENPDYDLQVAKSKIAHIPQPKRKGSRYTPVIRRQDKPDAVAWFIRNHPEVTDAQIIKLIGTTKTTINNVRDKSHWNAQNIRPVDPVTLGLCSQIELDEVIAKASDRRRKMEAEKIARGEGPGLVPTRDNAGDYEEEAEDTFKKDISADDVFRDFD
- a CDS encoding NAD(P)H-quinone oxidoreductase; translation: MTAKMTAAHAETGQPLALVEMDRPEPGPGEVLIEVAAAGLNRADLAQRAGRYPPPPGASPILGLEVSGVVAGLGPGAGRFKTGDRVCALLAGGGYASHVVVDEGSLLPVPDNIDIVTAACFPEALMTAWANVFDRAGLKPGETFLCHGATSGIGVMAIQMAKVYGASKIFGTAGSAEKCALARDLGADIAINYREEDFEKVVKEAGGADVTLDMVGGEYVQKNIGAARADGRIINIAYQNGMSVTVNFGLVLMKRLSLMATTLRARPVPEKSRIRAAVEKDFWPHVASGKIRAVLDTTYPLSEAETALAHMEKGGHSGKILLTV
- a CDS encoding DUF1192 domain-containing protein yields the protein MAINDEEPVLVRKAQTLDQMSVDELEARIELLKAEITACQVEIEKKKAQKRAADALFGGGG
- the rcdA gene encoding protease adaptor protein RcdA; the protein is MAERDLVPPQPPALEPFTGGKLFDTVFTRGMALVEETAAYLDGPGRDQSRGLSREASLTYSAWSMELTTRLMQAASWLVMQKAVRDGDMRREDAGARKYRIRRDEPALDPSTDEGKTLPPRFLELVGRAEALFEQVCRLDEALYQPARPSAASNPVSEQMAALQKAAEAGAFDPLMVWRRAK
- a CDS encoding TetR/AcrR family transcriptional regulator — its product is MSTPTETPSPPSGSRKGPTRSEASKAAILEAARDEMAENGWRGFSVDSVAKRASASKQTIYRWWPSIGAMCVDAALALVPDAPDGGRDPQERITALIIPIEAAARTGHGHAVLRVALLAAADDKEAGEVWRAWVGRDIRQPLRMLLAELAAKRVIRRDFELDDVMEQLLGPLFHRLTISRAPIKEGFCAEQATAFLRTYAQF
- a CDS encoding carbonic anhydrase; the encoded protein is MKTIDQMIEGYRRFRSGMYAEQVELYRQLGEGQDPDIMLIGCADSRAEPSDIFNAAPGQMFVVRNVANLVPPYQPNGGLHGVSAALEFAVNILKVKIIVVMGHGGCGGVSASLTKNDSPLIGEFVAPWVKLLDEARERVLESQPVNPQFALELEGIETSLANLMTFPFVREKVEAGTLELHGAWFAIKHGELHWRNARTKRFEIVAP
- the ppa gene encoding inorganic diphosphatase → MDLSKISAGQNPPDDINVLIEVPLGGDAIKYEIDKASGAMFVDRFLYTEMRYPCNYGFVPHTLSLDGDPVDVMVVGNRPLVPGSVLRARPIGVLLMTDDKGPDEKILAVPHPKLTAYYDKISTYHDLPQTLCDKIQHFFEHYKDLEKGKWTRIDGWQGIEKARELIREAVLREQQNAK
- a CDS encoding TIGR02466 family protein; the encoded protein is MRQLFTTRIEEIAIGSADLREGLERCAWLMEDEDAAGNAWCEAEGYDGYTSYASLDDLPERFPEFAELKRHLDKAAAAFAKAHYWDMEGLSLTLDAIWVNILGEGGHHSGHIHPGSVISGTFYVCVPEGAGKIKYEDPRLAMMMAAPQLTDDAPEEARRFVYVQPKEGHCLLWESWLRHEVMPSRTEEARISVSFNYGLKRKG
- a CDS encoding SRPBCC family protein encodes the protein MTVISEPKFVLTLDRVMDASVEKVWRCWTTPALMEQWFCPKPWYVSDVRMDLRPGGESFCVMNGPDGQRFENLGVYLEVVPMQKIVTTDAFLPGWVPSSRAFMVAETLFADAGNGKTKYTARALHWSEESLKEHEAMGFHEGWGMAADQLEALAKSL